DNA sequence from the Candidatus Saccharimonadales bacterium genome:
CTTAAAACTGGACCATTTGACGTTTTAGCCGTCGATCAAACCGAGGGAACGCGCAATCCGGCGCCACCATTCACGACTTCCAGTCTGCAGCAAGAAGCCAGCCGCAAGCTCGGCTATTCCGTTAAGCGGACCATGAACCTGGCACAACGATTATACGAGGCTGGGCACATAACCTATATGAGAACCGACTCAGTCTCGTTATCGGGCCAATCGACCGCGATGGCCAAGGACTATATTGGAGCGGAATTCGGCCAAAATTACCATCAATTCCGCCGCTACACCACAAAAACCCGGGGCGCCCAAGAAGCCCACGAGGCCATTCGTCCAACTAGGGTTGAGCGGGCCGAAGCGGGGGAGGACCCCGCTCAAGCCAAGTTGTATAAGCTGATTCGCGGGCGATTTTTGGCCAGCCAAATGGCGACGGCTAAGCTGCTCAAGACAAAGATTATTTTGTCCAACGGCAAGGCCGAGTTAACAGCCGAGGGCGAAGTCATAACCTTTGACGGCTGGCTGAAAGCCTACCCCCAGTCAGCGCTCAAAGACGAGGTTCTGCCTAAACTAGCTGTGGGTGATAAGTTGACGCTGATAGCCGCCAAGGCTGAAGAAACTCCGGGCCGTGTCCCGCCCCGTTATACTGAGGCCAACCTAGTCCGCACGCTGGAGGAAATGGGAATCGGCCGGCCGAGTACCTACGCACCAACTATTTCGACTATCCAGGACCGCGGCTATGTCAGCCGCGAACCCGCGCCAACCAAGGAGGTTGAGCTGACTATACTACGGCTAAAAGCCGGCAAAATCAGCCAACAGACCGAGGTCAAAACGCTGGGCGGTGACAGCAAAAAACTTTTACCAACCGACACGGCGACAGTCGTAACTGATTTTCTGCTCAAGCACTTCAAGGACGTCGTCGACTACGATTTCACGGCCGAGGTGGAGGACGAGTTCGATGCCATCGAGGTGGGCCAGCGTGCCTGGAACGCCATGATCAAAGATTTTTACACGGACTTTCATAAAACCGTCATGGCAGCGGCCAAAGTCACTCGTAAAGAAGCTACTCAGGCCAGAAAAATCGGCGTTGACCCCCAG
Encoded proteins:
- a CDS encoding DNA topoisomerase, with product TTTFKISAVLKREPDELAAVYAQQPADKAKAKAVLEQLKTGPFDVLAVDQTEGTRNPAPPFTTSSLQQEASRKLGYSVKRTMNLAQRLYEAGHITYMRTDSVSLSGQSTAMAKDYIGAEFGQNYHQFRRYTTKTRGAQEAHEAIRPTRVERAEAGEDPAQAKLYKLIRGRFLASQMATAKLLKTKIILSNGKAELTAEGEVITFDGWLKAYPQSALKDEVLPKLAVGDKLTLIAAKAEETPGRVPPRYTEANLVRTLEEMGIGRPSTYAPTISTIQDRGYVSREPAPTKEVELTILRLKAGKISQQTEVKTLGGDSKKLLPTDTATVVTDFLLKHFKDVVDYDFTAEVEDEFDAIEVGQRAWNAMIKDFYTDFHKTVMAAAKVTRKEATQARKIGVDPQTKRPILARFGRYGPMLQRGEAEDETKPDFAPLPPGATLENVTLELALKMFELPRDLGEQDGQPIKANIGRYGPYVQLGSTFASIPKDEDVFTIGLSRAQKLIAERQSATKKSLIKDFGDGLIVKSGRFGPYVTNGKTNAKIPKDIDPKKLTLDQVQSLLKKRA